One region of Macadamia integrifolia cultivar HAES 741 chromosome 11, SCU_Mint_v3, whole genome shotgun sequence genomic DNA includes:
- the LOC122093947 gene encoding CTD small phosphatase-like protein 2-A isoform X2: MPALKMKAKSNPEGLRGQSLQVSNKSCKISKSSSQQVRISQQTAELDTDLQNSQDVYSNFEASLQGMGCDEVVDDPKLVNGATLQLQESSLSSVDSAAVSRMDFPSASCNQDLETIFSPVLESSSFPSNLETIFSPILETNEVHYIPEIYNYAVGSDEEPDVPHLISDESDDGSSSSCGYQTCNISDFFMSDMSPAGLSFYGNVGFDDVAEANSFLGYNCTDSDMTSDMTERYMILPFLEETARPSNVPDEELCEEVVMNSDDSCLYLAIHKMKSSGQEPDVNSNSVDSDEGDCFEPHLFIKNFPDLSDVVPSFRPMLLPKETRKRKSITLVLDLDETLVHSTLEQCDDADFTFQVFFNMEEHTVYVRQRPYLQTFLERVAEMFEVFVFTASQSNYAEQLLNILDPEGKLISRRAYRESCIFSDGSYTKDLTVLGVDLAKVAIIDNSPQVFRLQVNNGIPIKSWFDDPSDRALISLLPFLETLVDADDVRPIIAKRFGDSDLAKIITLAFTLHR, translated from the exons ATGCCAGCATTAAAAATGAAGGCCAAATCTAACCCCGAGGGTTTAAGAGGACAAAGTCTCCAGGTGAGCAACAAATCATGTAAAATATCGAAAAGTTCATCTCAGCAAGTCAGAATATCTCAACAAACTGCAGAGTTGGACACTGATCTTCAAAATTCTCAGGATG TTTATTCCAACTTCGAAGCATCTCTACAGGGGATGGGATGTGATGAAGTTGTTGATGACCCAAAATTGGTCAATGGGGCAACCCTTCAATTGCAAGAGTCATCATTGTCTTCAGTTGATTCTGCAGCTGTTTCTAGAATG GATTTCCCATCAGCCTCATGCAATCAAGACTTGGAAACAATCTTCTCACCTGTTTTGGAATCATCCTCATTCCCTTCAAACTTGGAAACAATATTTTCACCTATTTTGGAGACCAATGAAGTTCACTATATACCAGAAATTTACAACTATGCAG TTGGGAGTGATGAGGAACCTGATGTGCCACATTTGATTTCTGACGAAAGTGATGATGGTAGCAGTAGCTCATGTGGATATCAAACATGCAATATATCGGATTTCTTTATGTCTGACATGAGTCCTGCTGGTTTATCTTTCTATGGGAACGTAGGATTTGATGATGTTGCAGAGGCCAATTCCTTTCTTGGTTACAACTGTACGGATTCTGATATGACATCTGATATGACTGAGAGATACATGATACTACCTTTCCTTGAGGAAACTGCCAGACCAAGCAACGTACCTGATGAAGAGTTGTGTGAAGAGGTGGTGATGAATTCAGATGATTCATGTTTGTATCTGGCGATCCATAAGATGAAATCCTCTGGCCAGGAGCCTGATGTTAACTCTAACTCTGTTGACTCGGATGAAGGGGATTGTTTTGAGCCACATTTGTTTATCAAAAACTTTCCTGACCTATCTGATGTAGTTCCATCATTTAGGCCTATGTTGTTGCCAAAGGAAACACGGAAAAGGAAGTCAATCACCCTAGTACTTGATCTGGATG AAACACTCGTTCACTCGACCTTGGAACAGTGTGATGATGCAGACTTCACCTTTCAGGTTTTCTTCAACATGGAAGAGCACACTGTTTATGTGCGACAAAGGCCTTATCTCCAGACATTCTTGGAGAGAGTTGCAGAGATGTTTGAAGTTTTTGTCTTTACGGCCAGTCAAAGCAACTATGCTGAACAGCTTCTGAATATACTGGATCCAGAAGGAAAGCTCATCTCTCGACGTGCTTATCGTGAATCATGCATTTTTTCAGATGGTAGCTACACTAAAGACTTGACAGTGTTAGGAGTTGACCTGGCAAAAGTTGCCATAATTGACAATTCACCACAG GTTTTCCGGTTGCAAGTGAATAATGGGATCCCTATTAAAAGTTGGTTTGATGACCCATCTGACCGTGCACTAATTTCATTGCTTCCCTTCTTAGAGACGCTGGTTGATGCTGATGATGTCCGTCCTATCATTGCAAAGAGATTTG GTGATTCAGATTTGGCAAAGATCATTACACTGGCCTTCACATTGCATAGGTGA
- the LOC122093947 gene encoding CTD small phosphatase-like protein 2-B isoform X4, protein MPALKMKAKSNPEGLRGQSLQVSNKSCKISKSSSQQVRISQQTAELDTDLQNSQDVYSNFEASLQGMGCDEVVDDPKLVNGATLQLQESSLSSVDSAAVSRMQDFPSASCNQDLETIFSPVLESSSFPSNLETIFSPILETNEVHYIPEIYNYAGFDDVAEANSFLGYNCTDSDMTSDMTERYMILPFLEETARPSNVPDEELCEEVVMNSDDSCLYLAIHKMKSSGQEPDVNSNSVDSDEGDCFEPHLFIKNFPDLSDVVPSFRPMLLPKETRKRKSITLVLDLDETLVHSTLEQCDDADFTFQVFFNMEEHTVYVRQRPYLQTFLERVAEMFEVFVFTASQSNYAEQLLNILDPEGKLISRRAYRESCIFSDGSYTKDLTVLGVDLAKVAIIDNSPQVFRLQVNNGIPIKSWFDDPSDRALISLLPFLETLVDADDVRPIIAKRFGDSDLAKIITLAFTLHR, encoded by the exons ATGCCAGCATTAAAAATGAAGGCCAAATCTAACCCCGAGGGTTTAAGAGGACAAAGTCTCCAGGTGAGCAACAAATCATGTAAAATATCGAAAAGTTCATCTCAGCAAGTCAGAATATCTCAACAAACTGCAGAGTTGGACACTGATCTTCAAAATTCTCAGGATG TTTATTCCAACTTCGAAGCATCTCTACAGGGGATGGGATGTGATGAAGTTGTTGATGACCCAAAATTGGTCAATGGGGCAACCCTTCAATTGCAAGAGTCATCATTGTCTTCAGTTGATTCTGCAGCTGTTTCTAGAATG CAGGATTTCCCATCAGCCTCATGCAATCAAGACTTGGAAACAATCTTCTCACCTGTTTTGGAATCATCCTCATTCCCTTCAAACTTGGAAACAATATTTTCACCTATTTTGGAGACCAATGAAGTTCACTATATACCAGAAATTTACAACTATGCAG GATTTGATGATGTTGCAGAGGCCAATTCCTTTCTTGGTTACAACTGTACGGATTCTGATATGACATCTGATATGACTGAGAGATACATGATACTACCTTTCCTTGAGGAAACTGCCAGACCAAGCAACGTACCTGATGAAGAGTTGTGTGAAGAGGTGGTGATGAATTCAGATGATTCATGTTTGTATCTGGCGATCCATAAGATGAAATCCTCTGGCCAGGAGCCTGATGTTAACTCTAACTCTGTTGACTCGGATGAAGGGGATTGTTTTGAGCCACATTTGTTTATCAAAAACTTTCCTGACCTATCTGATGTAGTTCCATCATTTAGGCCTATGTTGTTGCCAAAGGAAACACGGAAAAGGAAGTCAATCACCCTAGTACTTGATCTGGATG AAACACTCGTTCACTCGACCTTGGAACAGTGTGATGATGCAGACTTCACCTTTCAGGTTTTCTTCAACATGGAAGAGCACACTGTTTATGTGCGACAAAGGCCTTATCTCCAGACATTCTTGGAGAGAGTTGCAGAGATGTTTGAAGTTTTTGTCTTTACGGCCAGTCAAAGCAACTATGCTGAACAGCTTCTGAATATACTGGATCCAGAAGGAAAGCTCATCTCTCGACGTGCTTATCGTGAATCATGCATTTTTTCAGATGGTAGCTACACTAAAGACTTGACAGTGTTAGGAGTTGACCTGGCAAAAGTTGCCATAATTGACAATTCACCACAG GTTTTCCGGTTGCAAGTGAATAATGGGATCCCTATTAAAAGTTGGTTTGATGACCCATCTGACCGTGCACTAATTTCATTGCTTCCCTTCTTAGAGACGCTGGTTGATGCTGATGATGTCCGTCCTATCATTGCAAAGAGATTTG GTGATTCAGATTTGGCAAAGATCATTACACTGGCCTTCACATTGCATAGGTGA
- the LOC122093947 gene encoding CTD small phosphatase-like protein 2-A isoform X3, with the protein MPALKMKAKSNPEGLRGQSLQVSNKSCKISKSSSQQVRISQQTAELDTDLQNSQDVYSNFEASLQGMGCDEVVDDPKLVNGATLQLQESSLSSVDSAAVSRMQDFPSASCNQDLETIFSPVLESSSFPSNLETIFSPILETNEVHYIPEIYNYAVGSDEEPDVPHLISDESDDGSSSSCGYQTCNISDFFMSDMSPAGLSFYGNVGFDDVAEANSFLGYNCTDSDMTSDMTERYMILPFLEETARPSNVPDEELCEEVVMNSDDSCLYLAIHKMKSSGQEPDVNSNSVDSDEGDCFEPHLFIKNFPDLSDVVPSFRPMLLPKETRKRKSITLVLDLDETLVHSTLEQCDDADFTFQVFFNMEEHTVYVRQRPYLQTFLERVAEMFEVFVFTASQSNYAEQLLNILDPEGKLISRRAYRESCIFSDGSYTKDLTVLGVDLAKVAIIDNSPQVFRLQVNNGIPIKSWFDDPSDRALISLLPFLETLVDADDVRPIIAKRFGNTE; encoded by the exons ATGCCAGCATTAAAAATGAAGGCCAAATCTAACCCCGAGGGTTTAAGAGGACAAAGTCTCCAGGTGAGCAACAAATCATGTAAAATATCGAAAAGTTCATCTCAGCAAGTCAGAATATCTCAACAAACTGCAGAGTTGGACACTGATCTTCAAAATTCTCAGGATG TTTATTCCAACTTCGAAGCATCTCTACAGGGGATGGGATGTGATGAAGTTGTTGATGACCCAAAATTGGTCAATGGGGCAACCCTTCAATTGCAAGAGTCATCATTGTCTTCAGTTGATTCTGCAGCTGTTTCTAGAATG CAGGATTTCCCATCAGCCTCATGCAATCAAGACTTGGAAACAATCTTCTCACCTGTTTTGGAATCATCCTCATTCCCTTCAAACTTGGAAACAATATTTTCACCTATTTTGGAGACCAATGAAGTTCACTATATACCAGAAATTTACAACTATGCAG TTGGGAGTGATGAGGAACCTGATGTGCCACATTTGATTTCTGACGAAAGTGATGATGGTAGCAGTAGCTCATGTGGATATCAAACATGCAATATATCGGATTTCTTTATGTCTGACATGAGTCCTGCTGGTTTATCTTTCTATGGGAACGTAGGATTTGATGATGTTGCAGAGGCCAATTCCTTTCTTGGTTACAACTGTACGGATTCTGATATGACATCTGATATGACTGAGAGATACATGATACTACCTTTCCTTGAGGAAACTGCCAGACCAAGCAACGTACCTGATGAAGAGTTGTGTGAAGAGGTGGTGATGAATTCAGATGATTCATGTTTGTATCTGGCGATCCATAAGATGAAATCCTCTGGCCAGGAGCCTGATGTTAACTCTAACTCTGTTGACTCGGATGAAGGGGATTGTTTTGAGCCACATTTGTTTATCAAAAACTTTCCTGACCTATCTGATGTAGTTCCATCATTTAGGCCTATGTTGTTGCCAAAGGAAACACGGAAAAGGAAGTCAATCACCCTAGTACTTGATCTGGATG AAACACTCGTTCACTCGACCTTGGAACAGTGTGATGATGCAGACTTCACCTTTCAGGTTTTCTTCAACATGGAAGAGCACACTGTTTATGTGCGACAAAGGCCTTATCTCCAGACATTCTTGGAGAGAGTTGCAGAGATGTTTGAAGTTTTTGTCTTTACGGCCAGTCAAAGCAACTATGCTGAACAGCTTCTGAATATACTGGATCCAGAAGGAAAGCTCATCTCTCGACGTGCTTATCGTGAATCATGCATTTTTTCAGATGGTAGCTACACTAAAGACTTGACAGTGTTAGGAGTTGACCTGGCAAAAGTTGCCATAATTGACAATTCACCACAG GTTTTCCGGTTGCAAGTGAATAATGGGATCCCTATTAAAAGTTGGTTTGATGACCCATCTGACCGTGCACTAATTTCATTGCTTCCCTTCTTAGAGACGCTGGTTGATGCTGATGATGTCCGTCCTATCATTGCAAAGAGATTTGGTAATACGGAATAG
- the LOC122093947 gene encoding CTD small phosphatase-like protein 2-A isoform X1: MPALKMKAKSNPEGLRGQSLQVSNKSCKISKSSSQQVRISQQTAELDTDLQNSQDVYSNFEASLQGMGCDEVVDDPKLVNGATLQLQESSLSSVDSAAVSRMQDFPSASCNQDLETIFSPVLESSSFPSNLETIFSPILETNEVHYIPEIYNYAVGSDEEPDVPHLISDESDDGSSSSCGYQTCNISDFFMSDMSPAGLSFYGNVGFDDVAEANSFLGYNCTDSDMTSDMTERYMILPFLEETARPSNVPDEELCEEVVMNSDDSCLYLAIHKMKSSGQEPDVNSNSVDSDEGDCFEPHLFIKNFPDLSDVVPSFRPMLLPKETRKRKSITLVLDLDETLVHSTLEQCDDADFTFQVFFNMEEHTVYVRQRPYLQTFLERVAEMFEVFVFTASQSNYAEQLLNILDPEGKLISRRAYRESCIFSDGSYTKDLTVLGVDLAKVAIIDNSPQVFRLQVNNGIPIKSWFDDPSDRALISLLPFLETLVDADDVRPIIAKRFGDSDLAKIITLAFTLHR; encoded by the exons ATGCCAGCATTAAAAATGAAGGCCAAATCTAACCCCGAGGGTTTAAGAGGACAAAGTCTCCAGGTGAGCAACAAATCATGTAAAATATCGAAAAGTTCATCTCAGCAAGTCAGAATATCTCAACAAACTGCAGAGTTGGACACTGATCTTCAAAATTCTCAGGATG TTTATTCCAACTTCGAAGCATCTCTACAGGGGATGGGATGTGATGAAGTTGTTGATGACCCAAAATTGGTCAATGGGGCAACCCTTCAATTGCAAGAGTCATCATTGTCTTCAGTTGATTCTGCAGCTGTTTCTAGAATG CAGGATTTCCCATCAGCCTCATGCAATCAAGACTTGGAAACAATCTTCTCACCTGTTTTGGAATCATCCTCATTCCCTTCAAACTTGGAAACAATATTTTCACCTATTTTGGAGACCAATGAAGTTCACTATATACCAGAAATTTACAACTATGCAG TTGGGAGTGATGAGGAACCTGATGTGCCACATTTGATTTCTGACGAAAGTGATGATGGTAGCAGTAGCTCATGTGGATATCAAACATGCAATATATCGGATTTCTTTATGTCTGACATGAGTCCTGCTGGTTTATCTTTCTATGGGAACGTAGGATTTGATGATGTTGCAGAGGCCAATTCCTTTCTTGGTTACAACTGTACGGATTCTGATATGACATCTGATATGACTGAGAGATACATGATACTACCTTTCCTTGAGGAAACTGCCAGACCAAGCAACGTACCTGATGAAGAGTTGTGTGAAGAGGTGGTGATGAATTCAGATGATTCATGTTTGTATCTGGCGATCCATAAGATGAAATCCTCTGGCCAGGAGCCTGATGTTAACTCTAACTCTGTTGACTCGGATGAAGGGGATTGTTTTGAGCCACATTTGTTTATCAAAAACTTTCCTGACCTATCTGATGTAGTTCCATCATTTAGGCCTATGTTGTTGCCAAAGGAAACACGGAAAAGGAAGTCAATCACCCTAGTACTTGATCTGGATG AAACACTCGTTCACTCGACCTTGGAACAGTGTGATGATGCAGACTTCACCTTTCAGGTTTTCTTCAACATGGAAGAGCACACTGTTTATGTGCGACAAAGGCCTTATCTCCAGACATTCTTGGAGAGAGTTGCAGAGATGTTTGAAGTTTTTGTCTTTACGGCCAGTCAAAGCAACTATGCTGAACAGCTTCTGAATATACTGGATCCAGAAGGAAAGCTCATCTCTCGACGTGCTTATCGTGAATCATGCATTTTTTCAGATGGTAGCTACACTAAAGACTTGACAGTGTTAGGAGTTGACCTGGCAAAAGTTGCCATAATTGACAATTCACCACAG GTTTTCCGGTTGCAAGTGAATAATGGGATCCCTATTAAAAGTTGGTTTGATGACCCATCTGACCGTGCACTAATTTCATTGCTTCCCTTCTTAGAGACGCTGGTTGATGCTGATGATGTCCGTCCTATCATTGCAAAGAGATTTG GTGATTCAGATTTGGCAAAGATCATTACACTGGCCTTCACATTGCATAGGTGA